Genomic DNA from Channa argus isolate prfri chromosome 2, Channa argus male v1.0, whole genome shotgun sequence:
GCGAACATGATAAGGGGTTTGGCTCCAACGAGGACACCCAGTTGCTGAAGCCTGCTAAGGTGAGAAACAACCATCAAACCATCAGTTTTCAGAATACTTCAACCTTCTACAAGTATCCTCCCTTCATAATCCTCCATCATCCTCCACCTGCAGGTGTTCACCCACCCCAAGTGGAACCCAAGCACCATCAACAACGATATTGCCCTCATCAAGCTGGCCACCCCTGCCCGCCTGAGCACCAACGTGTCCCCAGTCTGCCTCGCTGAGACCACCGACAACTTCCCTGCTGGCATGACCTGTGTCACATCCGGATGGGGTCTGACCCGGTACAATGGTGAgttccccaccaccaccaccatcatgtACCTTCAGGGATGTCACACAGCAGGTGGCTGACCAACTTTAAACCTTAATGCAGTCCTGCGTACAACAGGTTCTAAAACCAAAACCTGCAAAAGTTTAAAGTCATATAAGCAGATTTAGTAACTGATTCAGTACACAACAAAGTAGACACAAAATAATGGAGCCTCCATCAGAAACATAAAACCCATGATCATTTTGTCTTTGATGAATTACTGGTAGAACCATCACGATGTTCCGTGGTTTAAACACTAACTTGTCTGAACTGGATCATCATATGGACGTTACTAATCAGGTGCTGCATCTTGGTAGTTTGTGAACTATAGTACTTTAAGTTATATCCATCAAACACACTGTCCAAACCTTTCACTTGATTAAATCTGAGTTAACTTTCAAACATGgttattaaaatgcttttttttttaaatttgatctcTCGTCTCAATTCATGACATTTCTCAGTGTATTGCAAAGTTAATCAAATACTACATGTCAGAGATGTAGTAACCGAATAAAACTTCATCTCCATAACTGACGTGTgatttgttcctgttttttttagtggtttagtttttttttttctctccaaatCCATAGTTAGAGGCGGacctttacttttaaatgtgtaGAGGAAGTCCTGAATGTTGTGAGTTGCATGTCTCCCACAGCTCCCAGTACTCCCAACAAGCTGCAGCAGGCTGCCCTGCCCCTGCTGTCCAACGAGCAGTGTAAGACCCACTGGGGCAGCAACATCTCCGATGTGATGATCTGTGCTGGAGGAGCCGGGGCCACTTCCTGCATGGTGAATCCCTTGTTTACACCTAGCACTTGACTTGGTCTCACTTCTTTAAGTAGTCCCACCTGTCCCACCTGTCCCAACTGTCTAAGTCATACACCAGTAGATAATATtcacatatatatgtgttttaTAGATTTTACCCCAAtatacttttatttgttgtttacagGGAGACTCTGGTGGTCCCCTGGTCTGCGAAAAAGACAATGCCTGGACTCTGGTTGGCATTGTGTCCTGGGGAAGCAGCCGTTGCTCCACGTCCACTCCTGCCGTTTACTCCCGTGTCACTGAGCTCCGCAGCTGGGTTGACCAGATCCTCGCCTCTAATTAAACACTCAGAGACTGAACGACGACTCTGGCCCCCAACCCCCCTGGCTGTTCAAGAACACAGTGTAGACAATgacatgtaataaaatgttaacattagtGACTGTGCATTGTTGTAGCTTGAATTAGTGTTTTTTAGTGCTCAGCCTTCTCTGTGCACAATTTCAAATGATCCACTGCAGTAAGGAAAGGTTTTATGGGTACACATAGTACTGTTAATGGAGCAACAATACTGTAAATCTTATCTTTTTGGACAAGTGATCGCAGCAACCCTGTCCATCAGGGTTTATGTGAATCCTTGcacaaactgtacatttttgttgCCACATTTTAggtttataaatattaattattcattaataaTCGTTTGAGTcaaagttttacatttcaattAGTCAATTAgttttcctttatattttttcattcaccaaaaaaataataagccaGGTTCTGAGACAaaacaagagcaacaaaaagcaacaacaaaacgtcGGAGAggttggtagaaccagtagctacacattggaaaacacaaagctcCAAACCTGGGGACCCCTGCAGTGAGGGAcggtgagagggagagagagagggagaaagacaactatgggagagaaCACAAAGAGTTGTCATGCAGTGTTGACAATTTtggagtgagaggagagagggacaagaggaggaaaggagttcAGTGCACTgcggggtgggtcccccagcagtctaagcccaTAGCAGCATgattataactaactataagctttatcaaagaggaaggttttaagccaagacttaaaagtagagagggtgtcttaACTGGGAgttggttccacaggagaggagctcgatagctaaaggctctgcctcccattctacctttggaaattctgggaaccacaagtaagCCTGCATTCGGAGATCAAAGTGGTcaactgggatgatatggtcctatgaggtcttttagatatgatagAGCTTGACTGTTTACAGCTCTATATGCAAGAAGGGGGGTTCTAAATTCTCTtctagatttacatttacattacatttacatttagtcatttagcagatgcttttatccaaagctactgtgttcacagttcacgagatgcaagcaAGATTTAATgggatttaatgggaagccaatggagagaagctagtgaaagtAAAATAGGATCTCTCTTgcaattagcaagagagatcctATTTCActttccagtcagcactcttgctgcagcatgttggattatttgcatttagattaaatgcatggactagtttttccgcatcactttgagacacgATGCTTCTATTTGTTCTGTATTTGGAAGAAGGCtcttctagagatttgttttatatatgacGTAtgggacaaatcctggtcaaaaataactcagaGGTTCTTTGCAGTAGAACTAGATGACAATCTAGatctagagtaatgatatggttatgacagcatatttctaaaattcttatgcccaaatactatgacttttTTACTATGACTATTTTGTaagaatttagaagtaggaaactGTGGGACagccaattcaattcaattcaattcaactttatttatatagcgccaattcacaacaaagtcatctcagggcactttacagaataaagtcaagattataaagatatataaagagaacccaacaattccccctggagcaagccataggcaacagtggagaggaaaaactccctttaacggaagaaacctccagcagaaccaggctcagggtggacggccatctgcctcgaccggttggggtgagtggaaaggggagagagaaaagaacagagcaacaaaagcaacaacaaaacatctggcagattggtaggatcagtagcttcacgctggaagacacacagcttcaaagccgggggacacctgcagaaagggacagagagaaggggacagaggaggacaaagacaactacgggagagaacacacagagttaatgacatacagtggtgacaattgcgggatgagaggagaggagagatggtcaagaggaggaaaggagttcagtgcattggggggtgggtcccccagcagtctaagcctatggcagcataactataactaactatatgctttattaaaaaggaaggttttaagcctagacttaaaagtagagagagtgtctgcttcccgaatctgaactgggagctggttccacaggagaggagcttgatagctaaaggctctacctcccattctacttttggaaattctgggaaccacaagtaggcctgcattctgagagcaaagtggtctactgggatgatatggtgctatgaggtcttctaaatatgatggagcctgaccattcagaactttatatgtaagaagcagggttttaaattctattctacatttaatgggaagccaatggagagaagctagtgaaggtgaaatatgatctctcttgctagttccagtcagcactcttgctgcagcattttggattaattgcaggctctttagggagttactggggcatcctgaaagtagggaattacagtagtccaacctagaggtaacaaatgcatggaccagtttttcggcatcactttgagacaggatgctcctaattttggcaatgttccgtaggtggaagaaggctgttctagagatttgttttatatgtgagttaaaggatagatcctgatcaaaaataactccaaggttccttgcagtagtactggaggccagacttatgccatctagtgtgacaatatggttggacatcatatctctgagatttttgggcccaaatactatgacttcagttttagCCAGGCTTTTATGTCTTAGGCACAGGGTTTGAAgcttgattaattgatttgtttcatctggttccatagatagacaTATATCTGGGTGTCAtcgcatagcaatggaaatttatggaatgttttctaataCTGTTACGTAAatgagacatatataaagtaaaattagtGGTCCTAACACAGgaccttgtggaactccatagctaacctttgtgtgcgtggaggattcatcattcacataaacaaattggaatctatctgATAGATAAGATTCAAACCAAtttagtgcagttcctttaatccctatttcatcttccagtctctgcaataaaatgttgtgtaaatactgaaaatctCACTTGTGTTTCTCCATCAGATAAAATGGCCCAACTAGCCCTAGAATAACTTACCAGAAACAAGAAGCATATAGCATTAGCAGATCTTTGGTCTTGGCTTTGGTGGagaattgaaataaaatgaataaatgatacaTCATGAAATCCAATAGTAATACTAACTtagatttttcagttttcaacaAATGCAGTTCTTACTAGTTTTCTTCAAATTAGAGGTacttgcaaagaaaaaaaaaaaacgactctgtttttgtttgagtgAAGCTAAATTAACAATCAAATATAGTAGATATATTTAACCAGTGGGAGGCAGCATATCACACTTTTAG
This window encodes:
- the LOC137108227 gene encoding chymotrypsin B-like produces the protein MDFLLIVSCFTFISATYGCGIPAIPPRVTGYARIVNGEEAVPHSWPWQVSLQQSNGFHFCGGSLINENWVVTAAHCNVMTYHRVIAGEHDKGFGSNEDTQLLKPAKVFTHPKWNPSTINNDIALIKLATPARLSTNVSPVCLAETTDNFPAGMTCVTSGWGLTRYNAPSTPNKLQQAALPLLSNEQCKTHWGSNISDVMICAGGAGATSCMGDSGGPLVCEKDNAWTLVGIVSWGSSRCSTSTPAVYSRVTELRSWVDQILASN